The Primulina huaijiensis isolate GDHJ02 chromosome 10, ASM1229523v2, whole genome shotgun sequence region ACATAAATCCAAACTTAGTTACCTAAATCTATCTCCCACAGATCACAGAGATGGAAGATCCACCAGTATAACTAAAGAGAAACAAAAATGGAATACATCAACATATCAACTGCAATATATCAAACGAAGTTACCTGTGATTAATAAACCTTGCCACATTCCCATAACATGTCGAGTCTAAATAAAGAGCTTCTTCATCTTTAAGCACTCCTTTAGAACCCCAATCGGCATCAAGAAGAACAGGATATGAATGTTTCATTCCTTGAGGACTCCGTGAAACACGATCAAAGAGCTCCGAGTTGGTTAAAACCTCTCCAACATATTCACAGACAAATGCACCTTTTGGAATGTCTTCCAGCGTGCGTAGACCCCACCCTTTTCCTTCAGCAGTCATAAACACCTAAAATGAATGATAAGAAAAACAAATGGAAATATCAGGCAACTTCTATAAAATAATTGCCAACAATGGTAGGTGGGTTGTGGGAGAGGGGGAACTCAAGACGCAGCCACACTAATACCTGCATCCGGTAAGTTATTCCTCTCTGTACCACTCGATTGCCACATTGTTTATTACAGCCACATTTCCACCAGCATTCTTTGATGAATTTCCTCATGAGATGACCTTTGCAAGGTTCAGTAACATCCtgatttattgatttctgaAGCGGACACAGCTTACAGAAAAATTGGCAGTGTTTCTTCATATCTCGACTCATGGAAATACACTGACTAAGAAAATTTTCCTTAACAAGGCCATCCAAAGTGTATGCAAACTCACCTCCAGTTTCAAGCCCACAAGCACAGGGTGTAGACGATGATAGGCAATCACCAAAACAAGTAGAACAACACTTGTTTTCTCCTATACGAGCTAAAGCAAAATTTACATGCGCGTTTTGGAAAACAGCATTTTGTGTTATGTAGCAGAAAGATGGTGTGCACTCATTATTGAATCCATTTACCAGTGTAATTGCCACTTTTTCTTGTCCCTTGGATATGTCAATAGCATCATAAAGAAACATGATCCCTTCACGAGTCAACAAGCACTCCTTACCAACCATCAAACTAGCCTCGCCTTCGATATCATTGTCTTGAAGTTTTCCATTTGTTACATGATCCTCGCCACTACCCATCTCGTTAGGCTGTAAACCTTCGCCAAGGCCATCATAAGATGGAAGAGCTAGTAATATTTTGGGCAGAATCATTTCAGCATCAAACTGAGAATCAACAATTCCAGAAGAATTCTTCAATAAGTCGCTAGCCGGTGTCACACCAGTGGCTTCTGGTGACGCATTAGTGGATTCAGTTCCAAATCCAAGAAAACATTCACACATTTCTTGCATAAGGTTCCTCACAGAAATTTTTGGGTCCACGGTTTTGTATGATCTCAGAAAATTATCCTCCACAGATTTTAGAACAGCTTCAAGACAAGGCATATGGAAGTCAGGCTTTCTAAGAGCCAAGTCGCAGTTCAACAATATTTTTACCTCTCCACAAGGTGAGGAAGCAATCTCAAGGTTAGAAGAGTGTACATCTGAGATCATTGCATGATTATCATTTTCTGCCCTTTCATATGGTGGAAATGGTCCAATAGCTGAATCACTTTCACCTGTCAATTGAAATGCTGAGATATATCAAAACCACCATTTTAACTGAATGTAACCATCGTACTAGATAACTATGCAGCCGACTGATCTGTAATCCATAGAATGGCAACTTATAGGCAAAATTCTACAACAGTTCCTTTATTCAAAGTAAACTTGTAGCAGATAACCTTATACAGATGATGTGTCAAGCATGAGCtacaaattaaatgcaacaaataaataaagtagaGAAACCACCATATCACAATCAAGagattttcaaaattgatctaCATTGAGACAAAAAAATATATCGAATAATAGGCCACTAGCCATGCAATGATTAAAGCATAAACCAATAAAACTAGTAATAACCAGAATCTCTGAGAGAAAGGCAAAAGAATATCACTGATCCAAAATCTTCGGCAGAAAACAATTGTACATACAAAATGAATAATAGAAGCTAGATCCAAACAATCTAATCCAATTAATCAAAAAAACAATGTGCCtacaacaaaagaaaaggacaTACTTGGATGGCAGGTAATTAAAGCATGATTTTCAATGTTTTTCCTTTTGAGCGTCTGAAAAGTATCAGGCTCGATAtttagctccttgagatgcaccGTGACCATCGAATTATCAGAGGCTGAACCCTTCTCAGGAATTGGAGAGAGAGAGCCCTTTCCTTTGTCTAGTAGCTGCATTGGATGAGAAGCAATTCTCAAGGGGGTATTTTTACAACGTCCTTGGGAGTCACTGGGCCGGCTGGGATCACAACTCTCATGGACCATTGATGAATTGGGAGAAACTGGCTGCTTTCCTTTATTTTTACCAAGTGACTGGAACATTCCAGCTTGTGATTTAAATATTGGGTTTCCGGGGGTAGGCTGAGATGACTCCACCTTGCTTTGTGACTGATTTAGATTCAGAGCCTGGTTCTCTGGTAGTACATCTGGTTCTTCTTTGGGTATGATTAATGGAGTTACAGGCACACTAGAGTTATTGATAGAGGATGTTAGATTTTCTTGGTATCTTAGTCGCAATCTTTTCAAAGGCCGTTCAGGCTCTTCAGTAGCATCTTCCTCCAAGTAGTCCTCTTTCTGTGTAGGTTAATTAAGCAAGTACAGCGTCATAATGTGTAATCAAAATTAAAGTAATAGAAGTTAACAGTATGAGTACAACTAGTATTGCGACTTTCAAGATGAAGCACAATTTCTCTTGCAAATAAATTCCATACTTCGTTCACATTCCTCTTTGAGTGATCTGCAGCCTGAGAGATAACACAAATCATTATATTAGCACCTTTAATCACCCTAATCACATGGGAAATTTGACAAATGTCATAAAATAGAAGTAAAATGAGTGGAACACGGATATTTATTTACAGTACAACTAGTTTTTGTCAATTAAGCATAACACGTGAAAAAAGATATCATACTTCATTGTTTGCCAGCTTTACTGCATGCATTGATCTTGATGTCTGAAATATCACAAatagaaatgaaaaaattgaaggACAGAGAAACACTAGAAACAAAACAGgcagaaataaattatttggacTGAGTCCACATACATACTTCTGCTTCCTCACTCTCAAATATAGCATCAGCAAGGGCTCTATAATTTTCAGCTTCAATAAGCTCCCAGTTCTTATCATACAATTTCAGCAAATTCTTTAATACAGGCTTCACCTTATCTGCAGGGATCCCAAGATTCTTCATAGCATCAAAGGCACCTGCAACTTTCTTTTTTGTTTCCTTGCTCATTTGAAGATATTTTGTGTCCCAAGTTTTAGCTTTCCGACTTTTCCCTAATCAAGGAACCTTTAAAATCAACCAGAAAAACAGAAAACATTACCCGTTTTAAGGAACCTTTAAAACCAACCAGAAATACAGAAAACAGTACATCAACAATTCATTCAGGTTGATGAGAATTATCACCGTTTCACTTATAATTACAAGCAAAAGCCAAATCCTGGATCTCTGCACCATTTTTTCCAATAATTAAATGCATGCATGGTTTTCAGCGAAGCATGTGTAAATTTTCAATATCAGGCCCAGGATACTGAATATGGATGGTAATTCCCTAACATAGAACGCTAATTCTCCACCATAAACGAGAAAGCGAGAAAATAATTCCAACACACCAAAAAATCTGCTGCAGATATTCCTGGCACTTCATTATAATTTGCCAATgcatacaaattttttaaaaaacaaaaaaacttaTTTCACCATATCAACCATATGACCGTTTGACTCTAAAGGTTTTTCATTTTCACTTGGCCTTTTAAGATCTAAATTTATGGTGACCAGGATTCACAATTGAAATAGGTTCTTTAAATTTCTAAACAAGTATCAGAGATATAACATTTAAGGAATAAAGATGTGCAGGAGAAACAGTTTGGAACTGCAAGAACTTTTTAACACTCGATTAAGTATCCCAAATGTAAATACTACACATGGAAAGAAAATTAGTGTCGGGAAGCTTCGGAGCTAGTGTTGACTCAAGTAAAGGTCGGTGAATCGAAACACGCAGATCGAGACGTCATCCGTTGAAGCATGTTTAGTAATTATGGAAATGGCATGACAATGATTTCAatatgttggtattgtctaggttcagaCGAGTAAACTTTCactcagattgttttagtgagatacgtgatgtactgaatgagatatccaagcgttatatacacacttatatgatgcatatttatctgttgcatAATACATATTTTACTGTTTTGACATATTATATACCTCGTTTGTCAGGGTCGCTCAGCCTTGTTCTGTATTGTGAATGGTTGGgtatcgagagctacagtgtccgacgggactTGCGGGTTCTGATGACcttggacattgtaggtccgcgtcttgatgatgagtgcgGGAGCCAAAACatatcagagactacacactcagacgcctctagactgagcatgagattcttgatttgATCCTTGATATCTGAGCATATTGAATTTCACATTCaacatatcagtttgtatactcgtacattctcgtattgagcgattgtcgctcacgtcttTGTTTTTATCTTGGACACCCAATTCCAATGGGCatgtcttaggttggacggttcgtAAGGtcagagcagttgggttttctgTGGTGATTCATTGGAGGTTTTATTTGGTTTCTCGTATTCTCGTGCATGATTATGATTTCGATTTGGTTGTATTGCCGATTTAGATTGAGATTATTGTACTGTTTTCATTTGGgttataaaattattaagttatttggtttccgctgtttaattgttattATCAAGTTTAATTATGCATGCTTGATAGTCTGTATGTTTAGTAGTAGTTCGGGTGAGGACTTTACAGTAATGCTGAGAGCTCAAACAACACCTAAGATTAACCAAGATATGTTCCTCACTATGAAAATAATATAGCAGAAACTGATCGAAGACTTCAGACTCGTGAATAGATTGAGAATGATTATTAGTACTACACATTGTTGGTTTCCAGACAACAGCCAATTAAGATGGCTGTAGAAATTGACCCTTCCAGCTATCAAACCTaataaaaaactgaaaattttcAGCTCCAATACCTAAGTTGAGTGAACGGTGGCTACTATTTCGGCGGGTAGTAATCAATATGTAATACAACAGTATCCAGAAGCAAGAAACAAAGGTGATCAACAATATACTGTTTCAAAAACTATTGACACATGAAATTGACTGTGCTCTAAGCCGAGATTTATTCGTCAGAATGATAAGGACCAGAAACTTCTCAAAAGGTTTCAAAACGCTTGAAAAGGCTGAGAATGATTTCCTACAAACTGTTAGTTTATACTTTTAAGACAACAGATATAAGATAAGATTAGTAGCCAAATTGAACCTTAATTTAGTCATTGGAtctcataaaaaatttaaaattttcaaatctaaCCCCTtagtaaaatgaaaataaacaaTTTCCACAATTTGAAGGGGGCAGTGCCGGGAACCCTTGAATCCCCAGATATTTGAAGGGGGGAAAAGGAATCTTTGTCTAGAGTTAGTCAGATAATAAGATTCCAATTATCTATAGCAGAAACAAAAAATATGGTCGCAGACGGGTGAATGAAAAAATTTGTTGTAAGGTCATCTCCAATTCATATCCTCATCTTTCATGCTCTATCCTCCAAAATAGAGATCCATGATGAAAAAAACATGGTGTAAAAAAGTACACTAATTAAAAATGCACATAGAGTGGATTAAGTTCCCTCACAACTCAAGGCAAAGAAATGTGGCCGCCATAACccctaaaattaaataaacttgtAGACATTAACCACGTTATAGTAGCAATAGACCCAAAAAGAAcacctgaaaaaaaaaattaaaagagaaaaGAAGACAAGTTTCATGGCAAGAAAAGGCAGAAAGGCGAAACACATGCGTTTAAAAACAATGTACTCGCCGTAAACCCTCAAAACCCTTAAAAATTGAAACACAAAATCTTAAGAAAAAAGTTTAAGACTAAAGATTTTAAactaaaagattttaaattttattaatcgcAAGAACAAGATTCCAAGTCAATCCATGCCGGAAATGACTGCATTTCACCGCAACAATAATCATCATGCACGAAAAGGgaataaaattgaatttaaaaatccaaagagagagagagagtgagAATTTTCAACACAAGTATTTACCGAAAGAGGGGAAAACATATGAAAATCTCACCAGCATTCACAAACTCTTCCGAGGGCTTACGCTGCAGTCTACAGTGAGGTGTAGGGGAGAGGgaagaaatttaattatgacATCAGCATGCCACGTATATCATTACATCTCAAACTTATTCAAATGtaatattttgattatagttTTCATTAATTTCAGGTTGTAATATTAGGAGTTAATTTTGTCACCAATTTCATACGAACACTTCtgaaatataattttacaatttaatttttttttataaagatattatttgttgttacaatattaaaattattgtttggaATTTATTTGATTACTCCTACAATGAATGTATGCATTTTTTTTAGTATtgtcgattttttaaaaataaaatataaaaattaataattatattttttcaatggattatttagattaaatcaaatttatatttaggTTAAACAATTACACATAAAACATGGAATCGAGTTATTTTTTCTTAGATTCCatcttttacttttaaaaattatttattaatgaacatttgtgataaaaatatatatgactaAAACAAAACTTATTTGTATAAGTGATAGGATTGTTCGGGGGACAAAGATTGGGTTACAATAGctcaatttttgaaatattgaacatcgATAATTAAATCGGGTTTGTTTTTCAAACTAAGCGGAAGACAGTCAAAATAATCTCTTGCAAAAACAATTaaacattttgaaaaatatttaaaagatatgcaagttgaatgtgtaaaaacattttttgtcgaataatttatcaaacacttgatatgaaatattttgGATATTTAAAGAACACATAAATTGTTTCAACGATGTATCTTAAAAACAGTAGCaataataaaatacaataaataaatagatacaaattattttatagatgttcggagattagTAACTCTTACGACACCCTTTTTTCCACCtaggaaggattcactagaagattttgatatatagaACTCATTGTACAAACTCATTTTAACTTAGAACTTATTCATtacctaattgaaactcct contains the following coding sequences:
- the LOC140986158 gene encoding probable inactive histone-lysine N-methyltransferase SUVR2 isoform X2, with product MSKETKKKVAGAFDAMKNLGIPADKVKPVLKNLLKLYDKNWELIEAENYRALADAIFESEEAETSRSMHAVKLANNEAADHSKRNVNEKEDYLEEDATEEPERPLKRLRLRYQENLTSSINNSSVPVTPLIIPKEEPDVLPENQALNLNQSQSKVESSQPTPGNPIFKSQAGMFQSLGKNKGKQPVSPNSSMVHESCDPSRPSDSQGRCKNTPLRIASHPMQLLDKGKGSLSPIPEKGSASDNSMVTVHLKELNIEPDTFQTLKRKNIENHALITCHPSESDSAIGPFPPYERAENDNHAMISDVHSSNLEIASSPCGEVKILLNCDLALRKPDFHMPCLEAVLKSVEDNFLRSYKTVDPKISVRNLMQEMCECFLGFGTESTNASPEATGVTPASDLLKNSSGIVDSQFDAEMILPKILLALPSYDGLGEGLQPNEMGSGEDHVTNGKLQDNDIEGEASLMVGKECLLTREGIMFLYDAIDISKGQEKVAITLVNGFNNECTPSFCYITQNAVFQNAHVNFALARIGENKCCSTCFGDCLSSSTPCACGLETGGEFAYTLDGLVKENFLSQCISMSRDMKKHCQFFCKLCPLQKSINQDVTEPCKGHLMRKFIKECWWKCGCNKQCGNRVVQRGITYRMQVFMTAEGKGWGLRTLEDIPKGAFVCEYVGEVLTNSELFDRVSRSPQGMKHSYPVLLDADWGSKGVLKDEEALYLDSTCYGNVARFINHRCYDSNLVSIPVEVETPDHHYYHLALFATRNVKAMEELTCDYRMDFDDNDHPIEAFQCLCGSNFCRSIKRLTGYGQ
- the LOC140986158 gene encoding probable inactive histone-lysine N-methyltransferase SUVR2 isoform X3; protein product: MSKETKKKVAGAFDAMKNLGIPADKVKPVLKNLLKLYDKNWELIEAENYRALADAIFESEEAETSRSMHAVKLANNEKEDYLEEDATEEPERPLKRLRLRYQENLTSSINNSSVPVTPLIIPKEEPDVLPENQALNLNQSQSKVESSQPTPGNPIFKSQAGMFQSLGKNKGKQPVSPNSSMVHESCDPSRPSDSQGRCKNTPLRIASHPMQLLDKGKGSLSPIPEKGSASDNSMVTVHLKELNIEPDTFQTLKRKNIENHALITCHPSESDSAIGPFPPYERAENDNHAMISDVHSSNLEIASSPCGEVKILLNCDLALRKPDFHMPCLEAVLKSVEDNFLRSYKTVDPKISVRNLMQEMCECFLGFGTESTNASPEATGVTPASDLLKNSSGIVDSQFDAEMILPKILLALPSYDGLGEGLQPNEMGSGEDHVTNGKLQDNDIEGEASLMVGKECLLTREGIMFLYDAIDISKGQEKVAITLVNGFNNECTPSFCYITQNAVFQNAHVNFALARIGENKCCSTCFGDCLSSSTPCACGLETGGEFAYTLDGLVKENFLSQCISMSRDMKKHCQFFCKLCPLQKSINQDVTEPCKGHLMRKFIKECWWKCGCNKQCGNRVVQRGITYRMQVFMTAEGKGWGLRTLEDIPKGAFVCEYVGEVLTNSELFDRVSRSPQGMKHSYPVLLDADWGSKGVLKDEEALYLDSTCYGNVARFINHRCYDSNLVSIPVEVETPDHHYYHLALFATRNVKAMEELTCDYRMDFDDNDHPIEAFQCLCGSNFCRSIKRLTAGYGQ
- the LOC140986158 gene encoding probable inactive histone-lysine N-methyltransferase SUVR2 isoform X1 codes for the protein MSKETKKKVAGAFDAMKNLGIPADKVKPVLKNLLKLYDKNWELIEAENYRALADAIFESEEAETSRSMHAVKLANNEAADHSKRNVNEKEDYLEEDATEEPERPLKRLRLRYQENLTSSINNSSVPVTPLIIPKEEPDVLPENQALNLNQSQSKVESSQPTPGNPIFKSQAGMFQSLGKNKGKQPVSPNSSMVHESCDPSRPSDSQGRCKNTPLRIASHPMQLLDKGKGSLSPIPEKGSASDNSMVTVHLKELNIEPDTFQTLKRKNIENHALITCHPSESDSAIGPFPPYERAENDNHAMISDVHSSNLEIASSPCGEVKILLNCDLALRKPDFHMPCLEAVLKSVEDNFLRSYKTVDPKISVRNLMQEMCECFLGFGTESTNASPEATGVTPASDLLKNSSGIVDSQFDAEMILPKILLALPSYDGLGEGLQPNEMGSGEDHVTNGKLQDNDIEGEASLMVGKECLLTREGIMFLYDAIDISKGQEKVAITLVNGFNNECTPSFCYITQNAVFQNAHVNFALARIGENKCCSTCFGDCLSSSTPCACGLETGGEFAYTLDGLVKENFLSQCISMSRDMKKHCQFFCKLCPLQKSINQDVTEPCKGHLMRKFIKECWWKCGCNKQCGNRVVQRGITYRMQVFMTAEGKGWGLRTLEDIPKGAFVCEYVGEVLTNSELFDRVSRSPQGMKHSYPVLLDADWGSKGVLKDEEALYLDSTCYGNVARFINHRCYDSNLVSIPVEVETPDHHYYHLALFATRNVKAMEELTCDYRMDFDDNDHPIEAFQCLCGSNFCRSIKRLTAGYGQ